ATACTCACTCCTGTAATTTTTATTTCTTTCCTATTTTTAAGCAATTATTCTGCATCACTCATAAAATCATGATGAATCAATTTCATGTCTCCCCCCATGGGGCCATAAACTGTGGAATTGATCGCTCCTGCTTTTGATGCATAATTCCCGGCATCTTCCAAAGACATATCCTCAGCCAGACCACAGAGGAAGGCTGCATCAAAGGAGTCTCCTGCTCCGGTGGGATCAACGATTTCCAGAACTCTCTCGATAGGATAAATGGGAATATCCACCTGCTTATCCCGGGTATAGATGGTGGAACCACACTTACCCTTTTTTAAGTGGATGATTTCCATTTTAGGATATTTACTGAATACATCCTTCACAGCCTCATCAACATCGGAGGAATCAGAAAACATCAGCAATTCATCAACACCGGGGAGAAAGATGGATGTTTGATCAATCACCGGACCAACAACATCATATAAATTTTTATCCCCCAGAAGCTCGGGTCTGAGATTGGGATCAAAGGAAATTCGGGCTCCTTTCGAACCGGCCCATTCAACGGCCCTGCAGATATTTTCCTGCAGGGAGTCATTAACCATGAGAGAACAGCCCATGACATGAAAATAGTCGGGGACGGTTTGACCTGATTCATCAAACTTAACATCTCCGGCGGGAGTGCCGTCTATATGATAGATAAATTCACGGCTGCCATCTGAGGAATAGGAGACAAAAGCAACCGCTGTGGCTCCTTTACCGGAAACTGTGATATTTGAACAGTCAACCCCATCTGATTCCAGCCGGTCAATCAGCAGTTCTCCAAATTTATCCTTTGCCACACCCCCCCAGATCTTTGCTTCATGGTTTAACTGGGAAACAGTAGAAATGAATATAGCCGGAGCTCCAGATGGGTATGGGCCCAAAAAATTACCTGTTTGATTTAAGGGTGAATCAACCGAATCTCTCATAATCTCAACCAGGATTTCTCCTATAGTGTAAATTCTAGCCATAATGAACTCTCTCCACTCGTGATCATTTATTTATCCAGAACAATAAGGACATTCGCTTAACCTGACTGGCTCAATAACAGACTTTCCAGGTTATGTGCTGGGAGGGGGATTAAGAAATAATCCAGTCATCCATAGGACTTACTGGATTATTCTTAGTGATATCGGCCCTGATTTCTATGGAATCAGGTCAGAGTCAGACTGTAGGAACAGGAAAAGTCTTCTTTCCCCTTCAGCCTGACCAGGCCCTCCTTCTTATTAAAATCAGCAGAATCTCCCACAGTTGAATCGACACCGAACCAGGGTTCCAGGCAGACATAAGGAGCCTTCTTTCCAGCCATAGTCCAGATACCGAAATCAGGGAATCCAGTAAAATCCATGGTGACCGATGAGGGGGATTTGTCTGATTTAAGGGTCACCCTGTCGGACTCCAGTCCTGAGAGTATGATGGCTCCACGATCAAAGAGACTGTGATCCAGGCCTAAGCGCTTCTGACTCTGAATGACAGGAGATGATTCTCCGCTTAAATATTCGTCTTTGTAACGACGGCTGATGGTTTCCTCTTTGTTGAATTCGAGATAATAATCCCCAAAGGCCGTGTTTCCCGACAGGGGACAGTTAAAACCGGGATGAGCTCCGATGGAAAAAAGACTCTCCCGGCTTTCCGGGTTTTTCACAGAATAACTCACTAATAATGCGGAGCCTTTCAGTGTGTATGAAATGTCCAGAATAAAGGCAAAGGGAAACGCTTTCTGCGTCTCCGATGAGTCCTTCAACCGGAGGAGACAGGAATCTTCGGTCTTTTCCACAATGTCGAAGACGCTCTTCCTGGCAAATCCATGATTATCCATTGTGAAGGTCTTTCCCTCATACTCCCAGCCGCTGGGGAGTGCTTTTCCAATGATGGGAAACAGCTGAGGGGAACTGGCATTCCACGAATCAGGACTCCCCTGCCAGAGGTATTCCTTTCCATCCAGTTTCAGGCTTTTCAGTTCTGCTCCCAGAGGATCGATGGACGCGTTTATACGGTCATTTTTCAATTGAATCATAGGGAAGGGTACACCCATATACCCCGGGGATGCAACAGATTCACTTGCCAAAGAGACCTCCCCCTTATAGAGTGAAATCATGAAGCGCACCATGAAAGATCTGGCTGAAGAGCTGGGCATTTCCAGAACAACAGTATCTCTGGTATTGAAGGGTAAGGCAGATCAGTACAGGATCAGTATGGAAACACAGAAAAGGATTCTTGATCTCGTGGAAAAGGAAGGTTATAAACCCAACTACTTTGCTCAGGGGCTGAATAATGGAAAGACAATGACAATCGGGGTGATTTTTCCTGACGTCTTCGAAGAATTCATGGTGGCAATGATCCGGGGTATCGGGGAAGTAATGGAAGCAGAGGATTACACAATGATCCTGATGACCAGCCGCTTCAGCCAGGGAAGAGAGAAAAAAAATATTGAAGAACTTCTACACCGGGGAATAGACGGGATGCTGCTCATTCCCAGTTGTGACTTCAGGGGGAATTGGGAGAAACGGATTCATCTGAGTAAGGCTCAGTTGAAAATGACTCCCCTGGTCCAGATAGACAGAGTCACCGACTCCTGGCAGGGTTCATCTGTGGTTCAGGATGACAGGATGGGGGGGATCTGGGCTGCCGAGTATCTTCAACAAATGGGCTGCCGGGAAATGGCAGTTGTATCACTGGACCTGTCTGCATCCTCCATCAGAGGCAGAATAACAGGATTCGCCAGCATCATCCCCGAATATCACAGCATACTGCTCAAGGAACAGAACAGGCAAAGCGATGATTTAAACATTGCCCTGGAGAAAATGCTACTGGATGCGCCTAATCAGACCCCCCGGGGATTTTTTGTGACCACCGCAGGACTCGCCATCAGGGTCAAAGAAATACTCCTGGACAGAGGACTTTCATTGAATAAGGATTATTTTCTGGTTCGCTTTGGAGAAGATCCCCAGGGCTACAGAAGCGGCATGGCCTGTATCGGTCAGCCCCATTATGAGATGGGAAGAGAAGCGGCACGCCTCCTTGTCAGGCAGATCCAAGGCGGTAAAAGTGAAAGAAGAATGATCCTCCCTGTGTCGTCTCCCCAAAAGTCTCCTCGAATGTCTTAGCCAGCGAATTGAACAAACCCCAGAATCAAGAGGAACTGACCGGCCAGGTAGGTCGTCATGGTCAGGACACGTTCATGGGGAATTTCCTCTACAAAGCGATTCCAGGCGTTCATTGTGTCGGAAATCATAAAGATCAGGGCTCCCGATACAGCGAGGGTCACAGCTCTGGTTGCTTGCGTGGAAAAGCAGAGAGTAGTGGATGCTCCCATCAAGGCAATGACTGAAATATATAGGGTGACGGGGATAAAGAGTTTCCCCATGAAATCTTTCATCTTAAGAAAAACAATAAGGCCGAACAAAAGAAAGCCTGCCGCCAAAACAACCCCTATGAGGGGTAATCCGGACAGACGGCCCTTCATAAAGAAAGCACCGACATAGAAAATATGTCCCAGTAAAAAGAAAACAAGACCAAGCTTAAACCAGGTTTTTTGTTCACCCCTGTCAGGAACCATCAAAAACAGATCACCCAGCCATCCACCGGCCAGAGCCGCAACAAGGAGAGGCGACACACTCGGTGCAGAGTTGAAATAGAAGAGAGCCAGAAGAGGGATCAAAAAGGGTTTACTGATATGCCGGATAGTCCTGGAATCGATGACTTCACCAAAGATATGAAGGAGAGAAATGAGTAGAAAAGGCAGGGAAGGAAGGAAGAACATTGAATAAACTCCTGAAAAAAAAGTGGTGACAAACCATTTTATTCCTCCCATCGGGTTCTCTGTCAATAAAAATTCACCAGGAAGAGAATTTAATATGTAACAGTAACAATAAATTTTACATTTACACACATAAGATTTATCCTTTTAATAGGAAGAGACTCTGGAGGAAATTATGATAGAAACCAAGCTGAACCAATATCTGACTTTTACAGTTGCCAGTGAACAATATGCAATCAATGTCACTCATATCAGAGAAGTCCTTGAATTTCAGTCTGTATCGAAGGTTCCCAGGATGCCCGATTTCATGAGAGGGATCATCAACCTCCGGGGCAGCGTGGTGCCCGTGCTGGACCTCAAGATGAAATTCGGACTGGGAGAAACTGAAAAAGACATTGATACCAGTGTAATCGTCACAGAGATGACCATGGATGGTGATACTGTCGTCATCGGTCTTCTCACCGATGCTGTCAGCGAAGTACTGGAATTGGAAGACGATGAAATCGAACCAACACCCTATATCGGGACAAAGGTAAATACCGAGTTTATCCGGGGCATGGGAAAAAAAGGGGATGCATTTATCATCATACTGGATATCAACAAAGTCCTGACCCATCAGGAGATTGTCTCTGCCGTATCAGAAACAAGCAGCTGAAAATCTTCATTGCTCTTTAAGCGGGATCAGCCTAACCTTATAGTATGAACTCTGACATAAAAGTACTCCAAATTAAACAAAAGTTGAGTGTGGTTTGTGACCGGGCCATTGAAGAGTGTCTCCTCGAAAAACTACCCATCCGCAAAGCCCTGGCCAAGATACTCCCCCTGATCTGCCGGATCATCGGTGCCCGGGAGATGATGATCAGGACCATGGATGAAAACCTCAAACAAATTTCAATGAAATCCAAAGGCTTTCTGGAGGCCTGGACTCTTCTGGTCCCCAGTGAAATGCCCGGGGATGAGTTTAAACCCAGAAATTTCCCTCTGGAAGATGCAAATCTGGTGGTAGCCTCCCTGGATGTTGTGGACAGAGTCATTGGCCTGTGTGCTTTTGCTTTTAAAGGAGATTTAACTCCCCGGGAGATCAGCCTCAAGGCCGACCTTGTGAATACGGCAGCAGAACTTCTGGACAACTTTCTGGAGGGGATTGCCTCAAATGCCAGAAAACAGAGCATAATCCTGTTTGCCACAGAAGCCCTCCGGGACAGGATCTTCGAAGCCGGAGCCGATAAAGCGGTGAAGCTGCTGTGCGAAGAACTCAAGCTGGCCGAGTTCATACTGGTCTACGGTGATATGGATACCACTACCGGTGAGGATCTCCGTTACCGGTTCTACAAGAAGGGTGAAATGCTTCATAATTCCATCGACAACCCGGATGAAACCTATCTGAACATCCTCAATGACAAAGATAAAGCCCTGAATGCAAAAGACCGATCCTTTTCCGCCCTCCTCTCCGGGGATGGTATTCAGGAAAAGGCCCTTCAAAACGGGATGAACACCAATCTTATCGGAAAGTTCATCATCCGCCCCGAAGGAGGGGGGTTGAATCCTGAAAGCCGGGACATCATCAGGATTTTTGCAGAATGCCTCTGTCAGAGACTCTTTGACTACAACAGGGAACGCCGCTACCTGTCCAGGTGCTTTTGCGCCAAGGATGTTCAGCGCCTTCTGGGAGAACCCGATTTCTACAACAAGTACCTCAGCCCCAGGGAAGAGGACATCGTCATCTTTTTTACGGACATCACATCCTTTACATCTATTTGTGAAAAAGCTCTGAACAATGCCTCGGAGATTGGAGACCTGGTTAACCGCTGGTCCCGCATGGTACTGGACGTCCTTTACCGATACGACGGTGTCTTTGATAAAATGGTAGGAGACTGTGTAATCGGACTCTTTGGACCACCCTTTTTCGAATCCTCAATGGAACAAAGAACTGAAAATGCACTATCTGCCGCGGCAGCCATCGTCAAAGGAACCATTGAATTGGGTCAGGCCATGGGGCTGGAAGAACGGATCATCAAGGCCAATGTGGCGGACCACCTGACCACATCCAATGGGATTCACTGTGGTCCCACCTCTGTCGGGTTTTTTGGTCCCAACGAAGATTATACAGGATTTTCATCCGCCATGAATCATGCCGCACGCCTCCAGGGACATGCCTCGGGAGGAGAGGTACTGGTCACGACGATCCTGCTGGAAAATTTACCCGGCGGCCCTCTGGGGATCGCCCCCCAGGAGGATTTAACCGTAGACTTTGCCGGTCCATGGGAAATTGCCGTTAAGAATGTAACAAAACCTCTGGAATACTACCGCTGTTTTTTCAACAAGGAAGTCAAATATGTCTAAACAGCGCTGCTCCTGGTGCGGAAGCGATCCACTTTACACGGCCTATCATGATGAGGAGTGGGGGGTCCCGGTCTATGATAACGAGAGGAAACACTTTGAAAACCTGATCCTTGAATCCGCTCAGGCCGGACTCAGCTGGATTACGATACTCAAGCGAAGAGAAACCTACAGACTGGCTTACAAGGGGTTTGATCCCCAGGTCATCGCCTCCTGGGGGGAGGAGGATGTTTTAAGACTCCTTCAGGACCCTGGTGTGATCCGAAACAGGCGTAAAATTGAATCATCCATCAACAATGCCCGCTGTTTCCTCGTGGTGAAGGAGGAGTTCGGCAGTTTTTCAGACTATTACTGGCACTTCCAGGAGGGCCGGCCCATCCTTAACAATTGGGAAAAAGAAGAGCAGATCCCTGCGCTAACCTCCCTTTCAGAAATCATCTCCAAAGACATGAAGAAAAGAGGATTCTCCTTTTTGGGCCCCACCGTCACCTATGCAAATATGCAGTCTGTGGGCATGGTCAATGATCATCTCCGGAGTTGTTTCAGATATAAGGAGGTGATTGATTCATGAGGATACCGGGATTGATTCTTTTTTCTGTACTCCTACTCCTTTCCTGCAGCAGTACAGAAAAGGAATTGCCGAAACCCGAAGGGAACAGTGACGCTCTGGCGGTGTATAACCAGGCCTACCATGAGAACTTTGAACCCGACAGCCTGTCCCTCATCCTGGAGGAAGCCGAGAATGCCTACATCCTGCTGGACCCTTTTCAGGATGAAGATATCAGTGATGCCCTGCCCCCCCTGAAAGCCCGGGGAAATCAATTGGCGGCGTACATCAGTATCGGGACCGGAGAAGACTGGCGGTCCGACTTTGACCAGATCAAACCATTCCTGGCAGTCAATCCTTGGGGTGATTGGGAGGGAGAATATTTTGTCAGTCAGACCGACAACGGGATTCTGGTATTTATGAAGGCTAGAATCGACAAGATTGCGGCATGGGGATTTGACTGGGTGGAATTTGACAATATGGACTGGATCTTTGATGAAGAAACCAGAAATGAGTATGCACTGGAAGCCACGGAAGCCCAGGGATTAACGTATGTCCAGGCGCTCAGATCTTATGCGGTCGGCAAGGGATTGAAATGCATGGCCAAGAACTGGCGCTCCGGGGCAGAGAACTTTGATGGGGTGACCTTCGAGTCCTACTCAGATGACAAAAACTGGTGGGAAAGCTCCGATCTGCAGGACTTTCTGGCAGAGAAGAAACCGGGAATCATCGTCCACTACAACGAGAGGGACTGCGACGGAGTCTACAGGGAGTATATGGGTATATATGGGGAGTCTCTGTCTTATATTGCAGAATCCAGAGTTGAAAAAGCCTATATCCATTATAACGGGGATTAATCTCCAGGAGCGAAAAACATCTCATGACTCTCGGCGGTCCCGTAATCCTCAATCTGATTGATGGCCAGTCCTACTGTATTCACAGTGGTTGAAACAATCTTCCTGTTGAAGGGATGGGTATCAGGATGATTCAGATACTCTTCCAGAGGCATCCAGAGGGCTTCAGAAATCTCTGATGTATCGATGGTGATCTCTGTGCTGAGAGGTTTTAATCGGCAGACAAAATAAATATCCGACAACCCGTAACGGTAGCCGTGAAAGTGTCGAAAACAGTTGAGAGAGATAAATTCACTCCGTATTCCCGTCTCTTCCAGGACCTCCCTGACCACCGCATCGGCAATATGTTCACCCGGGTCAAGAGCCCCGCCGGGAAGCTTATAATGCCGCTTGGTATGATACTTTTCCTGAATCACAAGGATACGGTTCTCCTCATCGATCAAGACACCCCCCGCTCCCAGATAGTGGGTGGCATAACCGGGAATAAAGGCCCCGGGAATAAGCTGTAGAGTCAGTTGCAGACCATTCTTGTCGGCATGATGATATGTAAATCCCAGTGCAACAGCGGTTTCCACAAAGCCGGATTTCCCCAAGGGCAGAAACAACCAGACCAGTTGAAGATTCTGAGAACGAAGATCTGTCAATGTATCAGAAAGAGCTTTCTGAAAATCCGACTTATGGGCGGGAAGACTGTTCTCATCCAGAACAGCTCCCCCAAAGGGGTTAACTTCATAATTAAGGAGTGCCATGGTTAACTTTACAGGGAAATGGCCCATGAAATCAACTGCTGGCCCAGAGCATTCCCCTGGTCATGATCTCCTTTAAACCCGCCGTTTCAAAGTCGGCAGCCACATGTCCAAAGGAGGCATAAAATACCCTGGCTTTCCCGAAATGCCTCTTCCAGGCGACAGGCATGACCGTCCCGGCGATCCACTCGATTCCCTCCTGATTCCCCTTAAAAGTGGTAGTAGCCAACACTTCATTGTTGGGGTCCACATGCATGTAATACTGCTCCGAATGCATTTTGAACTCTTTGAATCCGGAGACAATTGGATCATCCGATGTGATTTGAATGGAGTAATCAATGACGCCGCCGGGATGGGCCACCCATTGTCCACCCACCATGAACTGATACTCCACATTGGAGCGGAAACTGTCTCCCATCCCGCCGTGCCATCCGGCAATACCGCAGCCTGCCAGCACAGTGTCTTTCAGTCCCGTCCACTGTTCCTTACTGATCTCACTCATGGTCCAAACCGGAACAATCAGATTGAGGGAATCCATCAGAGCCTTGTCGGTATAACAGTCCATGTTGTCGGTAAAGACGACTTCATAGCCCTTTTCTTTTAAAATCGATTCAAAGATACGGCCGCAGGCTTCGGGTTCATGACCATCCCAGCCTCCCCATGTAATAAGTGCTTTTTTCATATGATGCTCCTTTTATCTACCAGGGTCTATTTCCTACCAGGGGTCAAATTCCTACCAAGGGTCAATTTCCTACCAAGGTCTATTTCCTACCAGGGTCTATTTCCTACCAGGGCTGGTTTACAGCCCTGGTGTTCTTATCGCTCAGGGCCTAAGGGGGTTTACAGCCTTGGTGTTTTTCTCGCTCAGGGCCTAAGGGGGTTTACAGCCTTGGTGTTTTTCTCGCTCAGGGCCGAAGGGGGTTTACAGCCCTGGTGTTCTTATCGCTCAGGGCCGAAGGGGGTTTACAGCCTTGGTGTTTTTCTCAATCAGGTCGAAGGGCCTTGGTGTTTTTTTCACTGAGGCCTAAGGGTCAAATTCCTACCAAGGCTGGTTTACAGCCTTGGTGTTTTTCTCAATCAGGCCGAAGGGCCTTGGTGTTTTTCTCGCTCAGGGCCGAAGGGGGTTTACAGCCTTGGTGTTTTTTTCACTGAGGCCTAAGGGCCTGGTTAGAGTTCTCCGATAGCCAGTCCCAGATCTAGTATTTCAGGCTGTTCCACTGTTGATTCAATATTCACTAAAGACCCGCTTAGGCTGGAATCTTCAAAGGCCAGCATGGTATCCAGGACATGAAAAGCCAGATTTCCCGAGGCTCTGTAAGGCCTGCCTGTTTCAATGCCCCGGGCCATATCGGCAAGCCCGATTCCCCGGCTGTTCTCATCATAGGGAAAGGCATACAAGGGTATATCTAAAGCCTTTTCATCCCCCTTCCGGAACAATCGAACTGGCCCGCCGAAGGTATTGGGATCGGGAATCAACAGGCTTCCCTTCGTACCATGAATCTCAATCCGGGGTGCCTCGCTTTTAAAGACATCAAAACTCATGCTCATCAACCCGGTGACTCCGCTTTCAAATTCGAATAAGCCCTTATAGTCGGTCCATGTATTCACATCGATGACCTGACCTTTTGTAGATTCGGCCGAGCAGATTCTCTGATTAAAAGCCTTTCCGGTTTTTCCAAAAACACTTGAAACAGGCCCCAGCAGACTGACCAGAGCCGTCAGGTAGTAGGGACCCATATCCAGCATGGGTCCTCCTCCCGGCTGGTAATAAAATCCCGGACCGGGATGCCAGCTTTCATGACCGGGACAGAGCATAAAGGCATAGGCTGAATGAGGAATCCCGATCACGCCTTCGTCAATAAGCTTCCGGCAGGTCTGCATTCCTGCTCCCAGAAAGGTATCGGGAGCACACCCCGTTTTCAAGCCCTTCTCTGAGGCCAGAGTCAGAACAGACATGCCATCTTCCCGATTCAGCGCAAAAGGTTTTTCACAATAAACATGTTTTCCATGATGCAAAGCCATTGTATTGATCCGGGCATGATGCTCGGGGGTCGTTAAATTCAGGACGATGTCTATGTCCTTCCGATTTAACAACACATCCGTCGAATATACGGGAACTCCGTATTTCTCACTCTTTTCTTCTCTTCTGGATGGATCCAGATCACTGCAGCCCATGATCCTGATCTGAGTAAATTTCTCAGTGATATTCTGAAAGTAAATATCGCTGATAGTCCCGCATCCTATGATGCCGATATTCATGATTTTATGTTTCAACCCTGCCTCCCCGAGACCTCCGGATGTAATTTTCATCCTTTTTTTTTCAATTTACCAGTCATGAGATCAGAAATAAATGGTTTTTTTTCTAAATCCATGGATAATATTGTCATATGTCACTCTTTAATCAAAACCATTTTTATCATATGGAATCCTTTCCCCGGATCTATCCAGCCGGCCAGGAAGTGCAGTCCATCGGCTATATGAAAGCCAAAAAGGACTGGATCAAACATTCCTTTGCCTCCATGAATTTTTCCTTTATCCTCTCTGGACGGGGGTATTATTCCTCCGGGGGAGTGCTCCACCCTGTACAGGCACCCGTGGTGATCACCCAAAGCCCGGGAGTCCCCATGCACTACGGCCCCGACAGAGTCTGGGAAGAGCTGTTCTTTATATTTCCAGCAAGCTGCCACTCCTGGTTTGAAACCAGGGGATTCCTGAAGACTCCTTTCTGGAAGATTCATCAGACAGGAGACATCATCACCCAGATCAGAGATATGTTTTATAATGTCTCCCGGAACCAGATAAGGTCGGATCAGATAGACATAGCCATTCAGAGACTGATCCTTGATTCCCGGATGGAGTCATCTCTGCCCCGGGAATCACCTCTTCAGATTTTCATTCATAAACTTCATAGAGAGATGGAACAGGACTGTACCGCCTCCTTTGATTTTCATGCCCTTGTCCGGGAGCGGGGATACAGTCCCTCCAGTTTCCGCCGCACCTGGGAGAAGATGTTTGAAGTCCCTCCCGGTCAAATTCAGATTGAGTTCAGAATGAGGCAAGCCTGCCGGATGCTGGCGGAAACAGATCTGCCGGTCAAGGAAATAGCAGGGGAACTGGGTTACTCGGATCCTCTCTATTTTTCAAAACTCTTTAAGAAAAAAAGAACGGAAAGCCCCGGGCAATACCGAAAGAGAACCAGAGAACCCTACTTCAGTTCTCACTTTGGTTCCCGGTAATTCACTCTTGATTTCTCTATTATGAATGTTTGTTCTGTTTTCAAATCATTTTCCCTTCAGGAGGACGTATATGTCTACAATTGTTTTGGTAACAGGTCCTGTTCAGGGGAAATTCCGAATCTGACATTTCCGATTCCAATCCTCAAAGATTAATCAACTCAGTCTGAGAACAGGACTCCTTTAATAAAGCATTTATTCAGGAGAAATATCATTGAACCAAATACCAAAAAGAGGTGACAAAAGAGAGGAGAAACAGATAGACTATAATGTCCTATATCCAAAGATCCAGTAAGTAAAAGAATGGAGGAGAGTACACTTGGAAGACATCATCAGCACGATGCAGATAACTTTGAGGGATCAGGCTGAAATCGCCGGTGAATCCAGCCCTAGTCTCCTCCCCTTTTTTCTGAAGGATTCCAAAATCCGTCCCTGTATCCTTGTCCTTCCGGGAGGTGGTTATGGTTTTACCTCCCCCCGGGAAGCAGAACCCATTGCCAGGGCCTACAACAAGCAGGGATTTCATGTCCTGGTTCTCCACTACCGGGTAGCACCTCACCGTCACCCTGCACCTCTTCTGGATGCCTCCAATACACTGGCACTGCTGAGAAGCCAGGCGGCGGAACTGAAAGTTGATAGAAAACGAATCGTTCTTTGCGGTTTCTCCGCCGGAGGCCATCTGGCGGCCTCTTTAGCTGTGCACTGGAAGAAAGATT
The genomic region above belongs to Oceanispirochaeta sp. and contains:
- a CDS encoding Gfo/Idh/MocA family oxidoreductase — protein: MKHKIMNIGIIGCGTISDIYFQNITEKFTQIRIMGCSDLDPSRREEKSEKYGVPVYSTDVLLNRKDIDIVLNLTTPEHHARINTMALHHGKHVYCEKPFALNREDGMSVLTLASEKGLKTGCAPDTFLGAGMQTCRKLIDEGVIGIPHSAYAFMLCPGHESWHPGPGFYYQPGGGPMLDMGPYYLTALVSLLGPVSSVFGKTGKAFNQRICSAESTKGQVIDVNTWTDYKGLFEFESGVTGLMSMSFDVFKSEAPRIEIHGTKGSLLIPDPNTFGGPVRLFRKGDEKALDIPLYAFPYDENSRGIGLADMARGIETGRPYRASGNLAFHVLDTMLAFEDSSLSGSLVNIESTVEQPEILDLGLAIGEL
- a CDS encoding AraC family transcriptional regulator, which translates into the protein MSLFNQNHFYHMESFPRIYPAGQEVQSIGYMKAKKDWIKHSFASMNFSFILSGRGYYSSGGVLHPVQAPVVITQSPGVPMHYGPDRVWEELFFIFPASCHSWFETRGFLKTPFWKIHQTGDIITQIRDMFYNVSRNQIRSDQIDIAIQRLILDSRMESSLPRESPLQIFIHKLHREMEQDCTASFDFHALVRERGYSPSSFRRTWEKMFEVPPGQIQIEFRMRQACRMLAETDLPVKEIAGELGYSDPLYFSKLFKKKRTESPGQYRKRTREPYFSSHFGSR